One Chloroflexota bacterium DNA window includes the following coding sequences:
- the tuf gene encoding elongation factor Tu (EF-Tu; promotes GTP-dependent binding of aminoacyl-tRNA to the A-site of ribosomes during protein biosynthesis; when the tRNA anticodon matches the mRNA codon, GTP hydrolysis results; the inactive EF-Tu-GDP leaves the ribosome and release of GDP is promoted by elongation factor Ts; many prokaryotes have two copies of the gene encoding EF-Tu), producing the protein AKPGSIKPHTKFKAEVYVLKKEEGGRHSPFFSGYRPQFYVRTTDVTGAIGLPEGVEMVMPGDNIQMTVELIVPVAIEQGLKFAIREGGRTVGAGIVTEIIA; encoded by the coding sequence TGGCAAAACCAGGCTCGATCAAACCACACACCAAGTTCAAGGCCGAGGTCTACGTGTTGAAGAAAGAAGAAGGTGGCCGCCACAGCCCATTCTTCAGTGGCTATCGCCCACAGTTCTACGTTCGGACAACGGACGTGACCGGTGCGATTGGCTTGCCCGAAGGTGTGGAAATGGTGATGCCAGGCGACAACATCCAAATGACGGTGGAGTTGATCGTTCCGGTAGCTATCGAACAAGGCTTGAAGTTTGCGATTCGTGAAGGTGGCCGCACCGTGGGTGCTGGCATCGTGACCGAAATCATCGCCTAA
- the rpmG gene encoding 50S ribosomal protein L33: MAKKENRIVITLACTECGDRNYTTTKNRKNDTNRLELMKYCPRLRKRTLHRETK; this comes from the coding sequence ATGGCAAAGAAAGAAAACCGCATCGTAATCACTTTGGCTTGTACCGAGTGTGGCGATCGCAACTACACAACGACCAAAAATCGCAAAAACGACACAAATCGTTTAGAATTGATGAAATACTGCCCACGTTTGCGCAAACGCACGTTGCACCGCGAAACGAAGTAG
- the secE gene encoding preprotein translocase subunit SecE, whose amino-acid sequence MAVATEEKEDYKPNPIAQFFRDAFSEMRKVVWPSREETQRLTLVVIGISLLVGSILAVFDLLFETLVRLIQ is encoded by the coding sequence GTGGCCGTGGCAACAGAAGAAAAAGAAGATTACAAACCGAATCCAATCGCCCAATTTTTCCGCGATGCGTTTTCGGAAATGCGTAAGGTCGTTTGGCCAAGCCGCGAGGAAACTCAACGCTTAACGCTGGTCGTTATTGGCATTTCGTTGTTGGTTGGGTCGATTCTAGCAGTCTTCGACTTGCTATTTGAAACGCTGGTGCGGCTGATCCAATAA
- the nusG gene encoding transcription termination/antitermination protein NusG has translation MSDNEEEKSTTPEGVHWYVIHTYSGYENKVMQNLRHRIESMDMRNQIFRVVVPTEEEIEIKNGQRRTVQKKVFPGYVLVQMAMTDDSWYVVRNTPGVTSFVGMGTKPSPLADEEVRFILKQMEEEAPKVKVNYEIGQTVKITDGPFTDFEGVVDEIDEERGRVRVLVSFFGREAPVELDFLQVIRVIE, from the coding sequence ATGTCTGACAACGAAGAAGAAAAATCCACTACTCCCGAAGGTGTCCATTGGTATGTTATTCATACCTATTCAGGCTATGAAAACAAAGTGATGCAAAATCTCCGTCATCGGATTGAATCGATGGACATGCGGAATCAAATTTTCCGTGTGGTCGTGCCAACCGAAGAAGAGATTGAAATCAAAAATGGGCAACGTCGGACTGTTCAAAAAAAGGTGTTTCCTGGCTATGTGCTGGTTCAAATGGCCATGACCGACGATTCGTGGTATGTGGTGCGTAATACACCAGGTGTCACTTCGTTTGTGGGCATGGGAACTAAGCCATCACCATTGGCCGATGAAGAAGTTCGCTTTATTCTGAAGCAAATGGAAGAAGAAGCACCCAAAGTCAAGGTCAACTACGAAATTGGTCAAACTGTCAAAATTACCGATGGCCCCTTCACCGACTTTGAAGGTGTGGTCGATGAGATTGACGAAGAACGTGGGCGCGTGCGCGTGCTTGTCTCGTTCTTTGGCCGTGAAGCTCCGGTTGAGCTTGATTTCTTACAAGTTATTCGCGTTATAGAATAA
- the rplK gene encoding 50S ribosomal protein L11, with product MAKKVTAVVKLQLPAGKATPAPPVGPALGATGINIMAFCKDYNEKTSAQVGTIIPVEITVYSDRSFTYILKTPPAADLLRKAAGIQRGSGKTGTQGAGSITRAQLRQLAETKMPDLNANDIEAAEKIIAGTARSMGIAIKD from the coding sequence GTGGCAAAGAAAGTAACCGCAGTCGTTAAGTTGCAATTGCCTGCTGGTAAAGCAACGCCTGCACCACCCGTTGGTCCTGCACTTGGTGCAACTGGTATCAACATTATGGCGTTTTGTAAAGATTACAACGAAAAAACGTCAGCTCAAGTTGGTACAATTATTCCAGTTGAAATTACGGTTTATTCAGACCGCTCTTTCACCTATATTCTCAAAACCCCACCTGCTGCCGACTTATTGCGCAAGGCTGCTGGCATTCAGCGTGGTAGCGGTAAAACTGGTACCCAAGGGGCTGGCTCAATCACCCGCGCTCAATTACGCCAATTGGCTGAAACCAAAATGCCTGATTTGAACGCTAATGATATCGAAGCTGCCGAAAAAATTATTGCTGGTACCGCCCGCTCAATGGGTATTGCGATCAAAGACTAA
- the rplA gene encoding 50S ribosomal protein L1, which yields MAKQHGKKYLAAAAKVEADRLYTPEEAAALVKETSFTNFDATVEVHVRLGIDPRHADQTVRSTASLPHGTGKSVRVLVFAQGDTENIARNAGAEIVGGDELIQRIEKENFIDFDVAVATPDMMGKVGRLGRILGRRGLMPNPKSGTVVPPGDLPQAIKALQGGRVEFRNDKTGLLHVAIGKISFTPDQIRENLVVLLDAIKAAKPSGSKGVYIKSITLTSTMGPGIPLDVNVAQATA from the coding sequence ATGGCAAAGCAACACGGTAAAAAATACCTGGCTGCTGCGGCAAAAGTAGAAGCAGATCGCTTGTACACGCCCGAAGAAGCTGCGGCTTTGGTCAAAGAAACTTCGTTCACCAATTTTGATGCAACCGTTGAAGTCCACGTGCGCTTGGGTATCGATCCTCGCCACGCCGACCAAACGGTGCGGAGCACTGCTTCGTTGCCCCACGGCACCGGTAAGAGCGTGCGCGTGTTGGTTTTCGCTCAAGGCGATACCGAAAACATCGCTCGCAATGCTGGCGCTGAAATCGTTGGCGGCGATGAGTTGATCCAACGCATCGAAAAAGAAAACTTCATCGATTTCGACGTAGCGGTTGCTACCCCCGACATGATGGGTAAGGTCGGTCGCTTAGGCCGGATTCTCGGTCGCCGTGGCTTGATGCCAAACCCCAAGAGCGGTACGGTTGTGCCTCCTGGCGATTTGCCTCAAGCGATCAAGGCTTTGCAAGGCGGTCGCGTCGAATTCCGCAACGATAAAACTGGTTTGTTGCACGTTGCCATCGGCAAAATCAGCTTCACCCCTGATCAAATCCGCGAAAACTTGGTAGTGTTGTTGGATGCGATCAAGGCTGCTAAGCCAAGTGGTTCAAAAGGTGTTTACATCAAGAGCATTACCCTGACCAGCACCATGGGCCCTGGGATTCCGCTCGATGTGAATGTTGCTCAAGCAACTGCCTAA
- a CDS encoding dimethylargininase, translating to MPTAIVRPVSPAIQQCELTHLERQPIDFSRAQSQHAGYCTTLAANGYQVVELSVAEDLADSVFVEDTALVFSELAIITRPGAASRRPELAAMASVLQNYRQLAWLSEPATLDGGDVVVLGKTIWIGLSSRSNQAAVEQVQALTAAFGYRVQGVELGQCLHLKTAVCAVDSNTVLLNPLWVEPRMFADYQVIEVDPREEFAANVVQLHDGRLLYDQAYSATAERLRQRGYQLILVDNSELTKAEGALTCCSVLIHETEG from the coding sequence ATGCCAACCGCAATTGTACGTCCGGTTAGTCCGGCGATTCAACAGTGTGAATTGACTCATCTTGAACGGCAGCCAATTGATTTTAGCCGCGCTCAAAGCCAACATGCCGGTTATTGCACCACACTGGCGGCCAACGGCTATCAGGTCGTCGAACTCAGTGTAGCCGAAGATTTGGCTGATTCGGTGTTTGTGGAAGACACGGCCTTGGTCTTTTCAGAGCTGGCGATCATCACGCGGCCTGGTGCTGCATCACGTCGCCCAGAGTTGGCAGCCATGGCCAGCGTATTGCAAAACTACCGCCAACTAGCATGGCTGAGCGAACCAGCCACCCTCGATGGCGGCGATGTAGTAGTTTTGGGCAAAACGATTTGGATTGGGCTTTCGAGCCGCAGCAATCAGGCAGCGGTCGAGCAGGTGCAGGCATTAACCGCCGCATTTGGCTATCGTGTCCAGGGGGTTGAATTAGGCCAATGTTTGCATCTGAAAACTGCTGTTTGTGCGGTTGATAGCAATACCGTCTTGCTCAACCCACTGTGGGTCGAACCGCGAATGTTTGCTGATTATCAGGTGATCGAAGTTGACCCGCGTGAGGAATTTGCGGCGAATGTGGTCCAACTGCACGATGGGCGCTTACTCTACGATCAGGCCTATTCGGCAACTGCTGAACGCTTACGCCAGCGGGGCTACCAATTAATTTTGGTCGATAACAGCGAGTTGACGAAGGCTGAGGGCGCGTTGACCTGTTGCAGCGTGCTGATTCACGAAACTGAGGGCTAA
- the rpoN gene encoding RNA polymerase factor sigma-54: MEFRMGMSPEALAQQAMSTKASPALIALNNMLVLSTHELQQLIQQELEENPALENVDLEPDETCSRCGRPLIEMLCLYCVHEDQRLAEAERGDYTAAGEDDEFDPLMMVATPAQLSEVLLRDLRASLPEQDYFIAEYLVGCLDDQGFLDANTADIAATMTIDEERVIAVLLKLQDIAPVGVGARDVQECLLLQLRRLEEEDVRHPYVERVITEFWNDLAEHRYGAIAQALNAEYDDVVEVREFIREHLRPYPLALSGEGSARTNYIMPDVIIRENEGKLEAEVLMSDRSFLRINPLYQSLAKRGREAEAEMSSEERDHLSQYVARAQMFLTNIRQRRETIRRISEFLIETQEDFLRQGVRFLRPMTRAEVADGIGVHESTVSRATANKYVQLPNRSVIPFSHFFTASLNVKDVLLELVQNEVRPLTDQELVELLAERGFEVARRTIAKYRNQLNILPSTLR, from the coding sequence ATGGAATTTCGAATGGGTATGTCGCCGGAGGCGCTAGCACAACAAGCTATGTCAACCAAAGCCTCGCCCGCTTTGATTGCACTTAACAATATGCTGGTGCTTTCAACCCACGAATTGCAACAATTGATCCAACAAGAGCTAGAGGAGAATCCCGCTTTAGAGAATGTTGACCTAGAGCCAGATGAAACCTGCTCGCGTTGTGGCCGCCCCTTAATCGAGATGCTCTGTTTATACTGCGTTCACGAAGATCAGCGCTTGGCCGAGGCTGAACGTGGCGATTATACCGCTGCTGGCGAAGACGATGAATTTGATCCATTAATGATGGTGGCGACTCCCGCTCAACTTAGCGAGGTGTTGCTACGCGATTTACGCGCTTCGTTGCCCGAGCAAGATTATTTTATCGCTGAATATTTGGTTGGCTGTTTGGACGACCAAGGCTTTCTCGATGCTAACACTGCCGATATTGCTGCAACCATGACGATCGACGAAGAACGGGTGATTGCGGTTTTGCTCAAATTGCAAGATATTGCCCCAGTTGGAGTTGGGGCGCGTGATGTGCAAGAATGTTTGTTGTTGCAGTTGCGCCGTTTAGAAGAAGAAGATGTACGTCACCCCTATGTGGAGCGAGTGATTACCGAATTTTGGAATGATTTGGCAGAGCATCGCTATGGGGCAATTGCCCAGGCGCTCAATGCTGAATACGATGATGTGGTTGAAGTGCGCGAGTTTATTCGTGAACATTTGCGCCCCTATCCGTTGGCGCTCAGTGGCGAAGGCTCAGCCCGCACCAACTATATTATGCCCGATGTGATTATTCGCGAGAACGAGGGCAAACTCGAAGCCGAAGTGCTGATGTCAGATCGTAGCTTCTTGCGAATTAATCCGCTGTATCAATCGCTGGCTAAACGTGGTCGCGAAGCTGAAGCTGAAATGTCTTCGGAAGAGCGCGATCATCTTAGTCAATATGTAGCACGTGCTCAAATGTTCCTGACCAATATTCGCCAACGCCGTGAAACCATCCGCCGAATTAGCGAATTTTTGATTGAAACCCAAGAAGATTTCTTGCGCCAAGGTGTGCGATTTCTGCGGCCAATGACCCGCGCCGAGGTTGCTGATGGCATTGGTGTGCACGAATCAACTGTGAGTCGTGCGACTGCCAACAAATATGTGCAACTGCCTAATCGCTCGGTGATTCCATTTAGCCATTTTTTCACAGCCTCGTTGAATGTTAAGGATGTGCTGTTAGAATTGGTGCAAAACGAAGTGCGCCCACTCACCGACCAAGAGTTGGTTGAATTGTTGGCTGAACGTGGCTTTGAGGTGGCGCGGCGCACGATTGCCAAATATCGTAATCAATTGAATATTTTGCCCTCAACCTTGCGCTAA
- a CDS encoding diacylglycerol kinase family lipid kinase, whose product MSDEATLKISLIMNPASGTSEQGALLRETLAPMSGVSILTTDAAGDGERLARQAVADGAELVVAAGGDGTINEVVKGLLEAERRVPLGIIPLGTGNDLARTLALPIDPLEAWKLILVGERRKLDVIEIRTPRELHYALNVSAGGFSGQLNEALSSEVKSAWGPLAYLRGALGVLPDLTSYRTTIQYDDQAPEQVDALNIIIANGRTAAAGVQVAPLANPEDGLLDVVIVHYGSIVQLAGAAARLLVNGNYLNSELVELRRAKKVQVISDPEIWFNADGELITNEPIVFEVLPQALEVVVGAEYQAVIEDSGARSQGSGISV is encoded by the coding sequence ATGAGCGATGAGGCCACTTTGAAGATTAGCCTAATTATGAATCCAGCCTCAGGCACATCCGAGCAGGGTGCATTGCTACGTGAAACGCTTGCCCCAATGAGCGGCGTGAGCATCTTGACCACCGATGCTGCTGGCGATGGTGAGCGTTTGGCCCGCCAAGCAGTCGCCGATGGGGCTGAATTGGTTGTAGCGGCTGGCGGCGATGGCACGATCAACGAGGTTGTCAAAGGCTTGCTCGAAGCCGAACGACGGGTTCCATTGGGCATCATTCCGCTGGGCACTGGCAACGATTTGGCACGGACTTTGGCTTTGCCAATCGATCCATTAGAAGCTTGGAAATTGATTTTGGTTGGCGAACGGCGTAAGCTTGACGTAATCGAGATTCGCACGCCGCGCGAATTGCATTATGCCTTGAATGTATCGGCGGGCGGGTTTAGTGGCCAACTCAACGAAGCCTTATCCAGCGAAGTCAAATCGGCTTGGGGGCCGTTGGCCTATTTGCGGGGAGCCTTGGGTGTTTTGCCCGATTTGACCAGCTATCGCACGACAATTCAATACGATGATCAAGCCCCCGAGCAAGTTGATGCGCTGAATATTATTATTGCCAATGGCCGAACCGCTGCGGCAGGAGTGCAAGTTGCCCCGCTAGCCAACCCCGAAGATGGCTTACTCGATGTAGTGATTGTGCATTATGGCTCGATTGTGCAGTTGGCAGGAGCGGCGGCACGCTTATTGGTCAATGGCAATTATCTAAATAGCGAGTTGGTCGAGTTGCGGCGAGCCAAAAAAGTGCAAGTTATCTCTGATCCTGAGATTTGGTTCAACGCTGATGGCGAATTAATTACCAATGAGCCAATTGTGTTTGAAGTGCTGCCCCAAGCCTTAGAAGTTGTGGTCGGCGCTGAGTATCAAGCCGTAATTGAGGATTCAGGGGCGAGGAGTCAGGGCTCAGGGATTAGCGTTTAG
- a CDS encoding FAD-binding protein has protein sequence MRQHYTTDVLVIGTGGAGLRAAIELHDQGLQVLLVGKRPKADAHTVLAAGGINAALATVDVEDNWAIHAADTLQEGRMLGDPRMVELLCQQAPKAIAELEAWGMPFARTSSGLIDQRYFGAHRYRRTCFVGDYTGLEIIKALIREVERRQIPILERAYISDLLHTGNRVNGAYGFWLADQREFAIESKAVILATGGHIHSYQRSSSRRRENTGDGMALGLQVGAYLADMELVQFHPSGMIFPHELAGTLVTEAVRGEGGRLYNRHGERFMLRYDAERMELSTRDRVALANYTEIIEGRGTEHGGVWLDISHIPASLIHERLPRMVEQFQAVGVDITREAMQIAPTAHYSMGGLQVDPFSHATNIAGLYAAGEVTAGVHGANRLGGNSLAEILVFGRIAGQHAAEYVRQHGEQSLHEAQMQAAAERLAWASQQSGAFQRSLIDQLQQLVWHGAGVVRTEQTLEASLDQLNTLRFQAQQRSVGAADIAATLDLQSMLLTAEATILAALMRPESRGAHQRSDYPATDPLWQRTIVIKPYRDEHERLRLQLDTQLIPTASEQVQSAFNHQEYSVAGRLVE, from the coding sequence ATGCGGCAACATTACACAACTGATGTTTTGGTGATTGGCACAGGTGGGGCAGGTTTACGCGCAGCGATCGAACTGCATGATCAAGGCTTGCAGGTGTTGCTGGTGGGCAAACGCCCCAAAGCCGATGCGCATACGGTTTTGGCGGCTGGCGGCATCAATGCAGCACTGGCGACGGTCGACGTTGAAGATAATTGGGCGATTCACGCCGCCGATACCTTGCAAGAAGGCCGGATGCTGGGCGACCCGCGCATGGTCGAATTGCTCTGTCAACAAGCACCCAAGGCGATTGCAGAACTTGAGGCTTGGGGTATGCCCTTTGCTCGAACCAGTTCTGGCCTGATCGATCAGCGTTATTTTGGGGCGCATCGCTATCGACGCACCTGTTTTGTTGGCGATTACACTGGGCTTGAGATCATCAAAGCCTTGATCCGTGAAGTTGAGCGCCGCCAAATTCCGATTCTCGAACGTGCCTATATCAGCGATTTGCTGCACACAGGCAATCGGGTCAATGGGGCGTATGGCTTTTGGCTAGCCGACCAACGTGAGTTTGCGATCGAAAGCAAAGCCGTGATTTTGGCGACTGGCGGCCATATTCATAGTTATCAGCGTTCCTCGTCGCGGCGGCGCGAAAATACTGGCGATGGTATGGCTTTGGGATTGCAAGTTGGTGCGTACCTAGCTGATATGGAGCTGGTGCAATTCCATCCATCGGGCATGATCTTCCCGCATGAATTGGCCGGAACCTTGGTGACTGAAGCGGTACGCGGCGAGGGTGGGCGACTTTACAACCGCCATGGCGAACGTTTTATGCTGCGTTATGATGCTGAACGCATGGAGTTATCAACGCGTGATCGGGTGGCTTTGGCCAATTACACCGAAATTATTGAAGGCCGTGGCACTGAACATGGCGGGGTTTGGCTCGATATTAGTCATATTCCAGCCAGCTTAATCCACGAGCGCTTGCCACGTATGGTTGAACAGTTTCAGGCGGTTGGGGTGGATATTACCCGCGAAGCCATGCAAATTGCTCCCACCGCCCATTATTCGATGGGTGGCTTGCAGGTCGATCCTTTCAGCCATGCCACCAACATTGCTGGGTTATATGCGGCAGGCGAGGTTACGGCGGGCGTACACGGAGCCAATCGGCTAGGCGGCAATAGTTTGGCCGAAATACTGGTATTTGGGCGAATTGCAGGCCAGCATGCCGCCGAATATGTGCGCCAACACGGCGAACAAAGCTTGCACGAAGCCCAAATGCAAGCAGCCGCTGAGCGTTTGGCCTGGGCCAGCCAACAATCAGGAGCCTTCCAACGCAGCCTAATCGACCAATTGCAACAGCTCGTTTGGCATGGCGCTGGCGTGGTACGCACCGAACAAACGCTCGAAGCTAGCCTTGATCAACTGAATACGTTGCGCTTTCAAGCCCAGCAACGCTCGGTTGGTGCAGCCGATATCGCCGCAACTTTAGATTTACAATCGATGTTATTGACCGCAGAAGCGACAATTTTGGCGGCATTGATGCGCCCCGAAAGTCGTGGTGCACACCAACGCAGCGATTACCCCGCAACTGATCCGCTCTGGCAGCGCACAATCGTGATCAAGCCCTATCGTGATGAACACGAACGCTTGCGGCTGCAACTGGATACTCAATTAATTCCCACTGCCAGCGAGCAAGTCCAGTCGGCTTTCAATCATCAAGAATATAGTGTGGCAGGGCGTTTGGTTGAATAA
- a CDS encoding LysR family transcriptional regulator, with the protein MELSQLRYFEAVARLGNVTKAAHEQHIAQPSLSKALRALEQELGVHLFDRVGRGVELSDAGKLLLPYARRVLTELQAARHALQSRADLTVGHVSLGVTPTVGTRLIPQALAAFNRRYRGIQLELHEAGASELVELLNAGVVDLAIVSALVHGVESTTLLSEPLVVAVGLQHRFAQRQSIAANELRDEGFILFPQGYELRNYTLQLCEQAGFAPRIVLDGGEMDTVVSLVAAGLGVAVVPQLAIDQRMGLHALMIDAGGLQRTLRLIRHSQRQPSPAAAALHRVLHEWVSQHYPSASAN; encoded by the coding sequence ATGGAATTAAGCCAATTGCGCTATTTTGAGGCGGTGGCCCGCTTGGGCAATGTGACTAAGGCTGCTCACGAACAACACATTGCCCAACCATCGCTGAGCAAAGCATTGCGGGCGCTTGAGCAAGAACTAGGGGTGCATTTGTTTGATCGGGTTGGCCGAGGGGTTGAATTAAGCGATGCGGGCAAATTACTGTTGCCCTATGCGCGGCGGGTCTTGACCGAACTTCAAGCAGCCCGCCATGCCTTACAATCTCGTGCTGATCTGACGGTGGGCCATGTCTCGTTGGGCGTTACACCAACCGTTGGCACACGGCTCATTCCCCAAGCCTTAGCGGCCTTCAATCGGCGCTATCGCGGAATTCAGCTCGAATTGCACGAGGCCGGAGCTAGCGAGTTGGTCGAATTGCTCAATGCTGGAGTGGTCGATTTGGCGATTGTTTCGGCCTTGGTGCATGGAGTCGAATCCACGACTTTGCTGAGCGAGCCGTTGGTGGTGGCGGTTGGTTTGCAACATCGATTTGCCCAACGCCAGAGCATTGCCGCCAACGAGCTACGCGATGAGGGCTTTATTTTGTTCCCGCAGGGCTACGAGTTGCGCAATTATACCTTGCAACTTTGCGAACAAGCTGGCTTTGCCCCGCGCATTGTGCTCGATGGTGGCGAGATGGATACGGTAGTGAGTTTGGTTGCCGCAGGCTTGGGCGTGGCGGTTGTGCCTCAATTAGCCATCGATCAGCGCATGGGTTTGCATGCCTTGATGATCGATGCTGGCGGATTGCAACGGACGTTGCGGCTGATCCGCCATAGCCAACGCCAACCCTCGCCTGCTGCTGCCGCCTTACATCGGGTGCTACACGAATGGGTCAGCCAACATTATCCCAGCGCTTCAGCAAATTGA
- a CDS encoding arylsulfotransferase family protein, with protein sequence MRQLFGCLCILIVVLSFSFSPRQPAQAAPLVEYRNPAPYSKAVNPTNTIAIRLGPSLSKAAVATLDFQVVGSRSGLHTGEVVLADDQRTVIFKPTSSFALGETVRVSIKSNDIAELDQQTWSFEVVDRLVEQTDQAKRLQTELASDRANQPQSEPPTGGKQALRTLPFNLPPLTVTLAISNTPGYIFVSPFRWQSNYTPNRYILMVDNTGTPIYHQGGGPGNFLLDFRKVAENRLTYYDSLTFRYHVLNEHYQEVGRYQAGNGYQIDYHEFLLQPNGHAIFMIYANIPYDLSPYGGEANATLTELVLQELDTTGNVVFQWRSIEHIPVYDTSHSLLGTAPVDYIHGNAIDVDSDGNWLISSRHTDEITKINRQTGAVMWRFGGEGNQFQFLENSPRFFHQHDIRRLENGNLLLYNNWNSLPPAADAFSMAMEYQLDETRKTARLVKSFRTNPDQYGIAMGSAQRLSNGNTGVGWGSTRPLYTEFNSQGEPVFELTAAAPTVSYRAKRFEWEGEPLWPPSLVPESNGNTTTLYYSWNGATKVSDYQVYTGATTATLSLQNTTPKTSFETNTLVTNSDHCFAQVRARDNQGTVLGSSPIAFLASDTCTPNRMYLPNLTTE encoded by the coding sequence ATGCGACAATTATTTGGATGTCTTTGCATCCTGATCGTGGTGCTGAGTTTCAGCTTTTCCCCTCGCCAGCCTGCCCAAGCAGCCCCACTGGTCGAATATCGCAACCCTGCCCCATATTCCAAAGCGGTCAACCCCACCAATACGATCGCGATTCGCTTAGGGCCAAGCTTGAGCAAAGCTGCGGTTGCAACGCTGGATTTCCAAGTTGTTGGCTCACGCAGCGGCTTGCATACAGGCGAGGTTGTGCTAGCCGACGATCAACGCACGGTTATTTTTAAGCCGACCAGTTCATTTGCGCTTGGCGAAACCGTGCGGGTATCGATCAAAAGCAACGATATTGCTGAACTTGATCAACAAACTTGGTCGTTTGAAGTGGTTGATCGTTTGGTCGAACAAACCGATCAGGCCAAGCGACTTCAAACCGAGCTTGCTAGCGATCGCGCCAATCAACCACAATCGGAGCCGCCGACTGGTGGGAAGCAAGCCCTGCGCACATTGCCATTTAATCTGCCACCATTAACCGTTACTTTAGCAATCAGTAACACGCCAGGCTATATTTTTGTTAGCCCATTTCGGTGGCAAAGTAATTACACGCCAAATCGCTATATTCTGATGGTTGATAACACTGGAACGCCGATCTATCATCAAGGCGGTGGGCCAGGCAATTTCTTGCTCGACTTTCGCAAAGTTGCCGAGAATCGGCTAACCTATTACGATAGCCTGACCTTCAGATACCATGTGTTAAACGAACATTATCAAGAAGTTGGGCGTTATCAAGCTGGGAATGGCTACCAAATCGATTACCATGAATTTTTGCTTCAGCCCAATGGGCATGCCATTTTTATGATTTACGCCAATATTCCCTATGATTTAAGCCCTTATGGCGGCGAAGCCAACGCCACCCTGACCGAATTGGTCTTGCAAGAGTTGGATACAACAGGCAATGTCGTATTCCAATGGCGTTCAATCGAGCATATTCCAGTTTATGATACCAGCCATAGCCTGCTCGGCACAGCTCCAGTCGATTATATTCATGGCAATGCAATTGACGTTGATAGCGATGGCAATTGGTTGATTTCTAGCCGCCATACCGATGAGATTACCAAAATCAATCGCCAAACAGGGGCGGTAATGTGGCGGTTTGGTGGCGAGGGCAATCAATTTCAATTTCTAGAAAATAGCCCACGGTTTTTCCACCAGCACGATATTCGACGCTTGGAAAACGGTAATCTGCTGCTCTATAATAATTGGAACAGCCTGCCGCCAGCCGCCGATGCCTTCTCGATGGCAATGGAATATCAGCTTGATGAAACCCGTAAAACCGCCCGTTTAGTCAAGAGTTTCCGCACAAATCCCGATCAGTATGGGATTGCCATGGGCAGTGCCCAGCGCCTTAGCAATGGCAATACCGGAGTTGGTTGGGGTAGCACCCGCCCACTGTATACTGAATTTAATTCACAAGGTGAGCCAGTCTTTGAGTTAACGGCGGCTGCACCAACAGTTAGTTATCGTGCGAAACGCTTCGAATGGGAGGGTGAGCCACTTTGGCCGCCAAGCTTAGTGCCCGAAAGCAACGGCAACACCACAACCCTCTACTATAGCTGGAATGGTGCAACCAAGGTGTCCGATTATCAGGTGTACACTGGAGCAACCACTGCAACTTTGAGTTTGCAAAATACCACCCCTAAAACTAGCTTTGAAACCAACACGCTAGTAACTAACAGTGACCATTGTTTTGCCCAAGTACGTGCCCGTGATAACCAAGGCACAGTCTTAGGTTCATCGCCAATCGCCTTCTTGGCGAGCGACACCTGTACGCCCAACCGCATGTATTTGCCAAACCTAACCACCGAATAA